The Oryzias latipes chromosome 1, ASM223467v1 genome contains a region encoding:
- the LOC101174726 gene encoding protein phosphatase 1K, mitochondrial has product MSCTCLARLTRCSGLVQKTVVPLLFQQGNFPELTHFDRKLFGQSRRQYSSSRFDPDSSGRPTTWDSFGIWDDRIDEPILLPPSIRYGKIIPNVNLMKVGCASLIGQRKENEDRFQVSQMTDNIHYFAVFDGHGGSEAADFCEKYMEKFIKSFLAEEDNLETVLSKAFLEIDKAFAKHLHFFPNGPGLNSGSTATVALLRDGIELVVASVGDSRAMLCRKGKAVKLTVDHTPERKDEKERIKRSGGFITWNSLGQPNVNGRLAMTRSIGDLDLKKMGVIAEPETKRILLHHVHDSFLALTTDGVNFIMNSQEICSIIGQCHDPKEAAQRISDQALHYGSEDNSTIIVVPFGAWGKHRSSDTHFSFSRSFVSSGRWA; this is encoded by the exons ATGTCCTGTACCTGTCTTGCGCGCCTGACCAGGTGCAGTGGTCTTGTACAGAAGACTGTGGTCCCGCTGCTTTTCCAGCAAGGAAACTTTCCAGAGCTGACGCACTTTGATAGGAAACTTTTTGGACAGTCGAGGAGACAGTACAGCAGCTCGCGCTTTGATCCAGACAGCAGCGGCCGTCCTACCACTTGGGATTCGTTTGGCATCTGGGACGATCGTATTGATGAGCCTATACTGCTTCCTCCCAGCATCCGTTACGGCAAAATCATTCCCAATGTTAACTTGATGAAGGTCGGCTGTGCCTCCCTCATTGGACAGCGCAAAGAGAATGAAGACCGCTTCCAGGTGTCCCAAATGACTGATAACATTCACTACTTTGCTGTTTTCGATGGACATGGTGGATCAGAGGCAGCTGATTTCTGTGAAAAATACATGGAGAAATTCATCAA GAGTTTCCTGGCAGAGGAAGACAATTTGGAGACGGTTTTATCAAAAGCCTTCCTTGAAATAGACAAAGCTTTTGCAAAGCACTTGCACTTCTTTCCAAATG GGCCGGGGTTGAATTCAGGGAGCACTGCCACTGTGGCTCTGTTGAGGGACGGCATCGAACTGGTGGTTGCTAGTGTGGGGGACAGCCGCGCCATGTTGTGCCGAAAGGGCAAAGCCGTTAAACTCACAGTAGATCACActccagagagaaaggatgagAAAGAAAG GATAAAAAGGAGCGGGGGTTTTATTACGTGGAACAGTCTGGGACAGCCCAACGTGAATGGCAGGTTGGCAATGACCCGCAGCATCGGAGACTTGGATTTGAAAAAGATGGGAGTCATTGCGGAGCCTGAGACCAAAAGAATCTTG TTACATCATGTCCACGACTCTTTCCTGGCGCTGACTACGGATGGCGTTAACTTCATAATGAACAGCCAGGAGATCTGCAGTATTATTGGCCAATGCCATGACCCTAAAGAGGCCGCTCAGAGAATTTCTGATCAG GCTCTACATTACGGTTCAGAGGACAACAGCACAATCATTGTGGTGCCCTTTGGAGCGTGGGGGAAACACAGGAGCTCCGACACGCATTTCTCCTTCAGCAGAAGCTTCGTGTCCAGCGGTCGCTGGGCGTAG
- the LOC101170649 gene encoding ATP-binding cassette sub-family G member 2-like gives MERAGHVNIAMMEDISTARMGQSEVGAATDWNQQPCGSTVSFHNVHYKVQLKSGPICQRKMNPMQILMDLNGIMRPGLNAILGPTGSGKSSFLDILAARKDPIGLSGEVLIDGAPQPPNFKCLSGYVVQEDIVMGTLTVRENLRFSAALRLPGSVSQREKEVRVNHLLKELGLTKVADSKVGTQMTRGISGGERKRTSIGMELIIDPAVLFLDEPTTGLDASTANSVLLLLKRMASHGRTIIMSIHQPRYSIYRLFDSLTLLVSGKMVYHGPAPNALDYFANIGYSCEPHNNPADFFLDVINGDFTATTSTKGHNSEELDFEMWSSARRNIKEHLVAEYRSSSYCSDTRAELKRISQNKECNSQTKSRIITYNSSFAQQLRWVLQRTFQNLMLNPQTSVAQLTVNIFLAFIVGAIFFGVKDDQSGIQNRMGALFFITTNQCFSTVSAAELFISERKLFVHEYISGYYRVSVYFLSKILSDITMRTVTSLIFSLIVYFIIGLKSTVAAFLIFTLTVTLVAYTATAMTMAISADQSVVALANILMTITFVFMMIFSGLLVNLPSIMDWLAWLKYFSIPRYGLAALKINEFVGLKFCEEHIIQLANSSAGIINCTVTTAGQTCTGEQYLDYLGIEYSSWGLWENHVALTVMMVIFLIVAYLKLRFIQKFS, from the exons ATGGAGAGAGCCGGCCATGTTAACATCGCAATGATGGAAGACATCAGCACCGCAAGGATGGGTCAGTCAGAAGTTGGTGCAGCCACGGACTGGAACCAGCAACCATGTGGTTCTACCGTAAGCTTCCACAACGTCCACTACAAAGTGCAGCTAAAGAGCGGCCCTATTTGCCAGAGAAAAATGAACCCCATGCAAATACTAATGGATCTCAA TGGGATTATGAGACCTGGCTTGAATGCTATTCTTGGACCAACTGGAAGTGGAAAATCTTC GTTCCTGGATATTTTAGCTGCAAGAAAAGATCCCATCGGTCTTTCAGGGGAGGTTCTTATTGACGGAGCACCACAGCCTCCAAACTTTAAGTGTCTCTCTGGTTATGTAGTCCAG GAAGACATTGTGATGGGCACCCTGACTGTGAGGGAGAACCTCAGGTTTTCTGCAGCACTGCGGCTCCCTGGCTCAGTCTCACAGAGGGAGAAGGAGGTGCGAGTCAACCACCTCCTCAAAGAACTGGGCCTCACCAAAGTGGCTGACTCCAAG GTGGGCACACAGATGACTCGGGGGATCTCAGGAGGTGAGAGGAAAAGAACAAGCATTGGTATGGAGTTGATCATTGATCCTGCAGTCCTGTTTTTGGATGAACCGACCACAGGCCTGGATGCTAGCACAGCTAACTCTGTCCTCCTGCTGCTGAAAAG AATGGCCAGCCATGGAAGAACGATAATCATGTCCATCCATCAACCTCGCTACTCCATCTACAGACTCTTTGACTCTCTGACCCTATTGGTCAGTGGGAAAATGGTTTATCACGGTCCAGCTCCAAATGCGCTGGACTACTTTGCCAACATAG GCTATTCCTGTGAGCCTCACAACAACCCAGCTGACTTCTTCTTGGATGTTATCAATGGAGACTTTACTGCTACAACCTCAACCAAAGGCCACAACTCTGAAG AGTTGGACTTTGAGATGTGGAGCTCAGCCAGGAGGAACATCAAGGAGCACTTGGTGGCGGAGTACAGGAGCAGCAGCTACTGCAGCGACACTCGTGCTGAGTTAAAGCGCATCTCCCAGAATAAGGAGTGTAATTCACAAACCAAGTCTCGCATCATCACCTACAACAGTTCGTTTGCTCAGCAGCTGCGATGGGTTCTTCAAAGAACCTTCCAGAACCTCATGTTGAACCCCCAAACATCTGTAGCTCAG ctgacCGTCAACATCTTCCTGGCTTTCATCGTTGGAGCCATTTTCTTTGGAGTCAAGGATGACCAGAGTGGCATCCAGAATAG GATGGGTGCCCTCTTCTTCATCACTACCAACCAGTGTTTCAGCACCGTGTCTGCAGCCGAGCTCTTCATCTCTGAGAGGAAGCTGTTTGT GCACGAGTACATCAGCGGCTACTACAGGGTATCGGTCTACTTCCTGTCTAAGATCCTGTCCGACATCACCATGCGCACCGTCACCTCACTGATCTTCAGCCTCATTGTCTATTTTATTATTG GTCTGAAGTCAACAGTGGCAGCTTTTCTTATCTTCACACTGACGGTGACTTTAGTGGCCTACACAGCCACCGCTATGACCATGGCCATCTCTGCTGACCAGAGCGTGGTGGCGCTCGCCAACATCCTCATGACCATCACCTTTGTCTTCATGATG ATCTTTTCTGGCCTGTTGGTGAACCTCCCCAGCATCATGGATTGGCTCGCTTGGTTGAAGTACTTCAGCATTCCCCGTTACGGTCTTGCA GCCTTGAAGATCAACGAGTTTGTTGGGTTGAAGTTTTGTGAGGAGCATATCATCCAGCTCGCCAACTCGTCAGCAGGAATAATCAACTGCACCGTGACGACGGCCGGTCAGAC ATGTACCGGAGAGCAGTATCTGGACTACCTGGGGATAGAATACAGCTCCTGGGGTCTGTGGGAGAATCACGTGGCTTTGACTGTCATGATGGTCATCTTCCTCATCGTCGCATATTTGAAGCTCAGATTCATCCAGAAGTTCTCCTAA